CTAGACTCGGACCATGATGGACTGGATCTCCGCCCTGCCCCTGGGCTGGGCGATCCTCCTGTTCTGGGCCGGCGCCATCCTGCGCGCCACCACCACCTATGCCCTCGGCCGTGGGCTCGCCGCCGGCGCCCGGCACACCCGGCTGCGCCGCCGCCTGACGGGCCCGGCGTCCCTGCGGGCCACCCGGTTCGTGGACCGCTGGGGGCCGTGGGCCATCCCGCTGTGCTTCCTCACGGTCGGCCTGCAGACCGCCGTCATCGCCACCGCCGGGATCACCCGGATGCGCTGGGGGCGGTTCCTGCCGGCCATGCTCCTGGGTGCGCTGCTGTGGGGCATCCTCTACGGCACCGTGGGCATGGCCGTCGTCTGGGCCGCGCTCGCCGCCGCGGTCGGCAGCCCCTGGTTCGCGGCCGCGCTCGGGCTGGTCGGGGCCGGCGTCCTCGTCCTGTGGCGCACGGGCGTCCCGGCCCGGGTCCGCGCGGCGCGGCAGGGGCGCCGGTCCGGTGCCCGGGCACCGGTGCCCGACGGCGGCCGGCGCGCGCCGTCGTCGGGCCCGTCCCGTCCGGCTCAGCCGGACACGACCTCCGGCGCCGGGCGGTAGTCGGTCTCGGGGTCCAGGCCCAGCGGGCCCGCGACGGCGTCCAGCACGCCGCGGTGGGTGAGCACGCCGTCGTGGGCGTTGAGGCCCTCGGTGAAGCCCGGCTCCGCGGCCAGCGCCGCGCGCCAGCCGCGGTCGGCGATCCGCAGGACGTAGGGCAGGGTCGCATTGGTGAGCGCCGCCGTGGAGGTCTGGGGGACCGCCCCCGGGATGTTGGCCACGCAGTAGTAGAGCTGCTCGCCGACCCGGTACGTGGGGTCCTGGTGCGTGGTGGGCCGGGAGTTCTCGAAGCAGCCGCCCTGGTCGATCGCGATGTCCACGAGCACCGAGCCCGGACGCATGGAGGCCACCATCTCCTCGGTCACCAGCTTGGGGGCCGCCGCGCCGGGGATGAGCACCGAGCCGATGACGAGGTCGGCGTCCGCGACCGCCTCGGCGATGTGGAGCTGGGAGGAGGCCATGGTGCGCAGCCGGCCCTGGTGCACGGTGTCCAGCTGGGCCAGGCGGTCGAGGTTGATGTCCAGCACCGTCACGTCCGCCCCCAGCCCGGCGGCGATCACCGCGGCGGACTCCCCGGCCACGCCGGCCCCGATCACCGCGACGCGTCCCCGGCGCGTCCCCGGCACCCCGCCGAGGAGGATCCCGGACCCGCCCTGCGCCTCGGTGAGGTGGTACGCCCCGGCCGTCGGCGCGAGCCGCCCCGCCACCTGGCTCATGGGCGCCAGCAGGGGCAGCGCGCCGTTGCGCGTGACGGTCTCGTAGGCGATCGCGGTGGCCCCCGAGTCCATCACCGCGCGCGCCAGCCGGGGATCGGCGGCCAGGTGCAGGTAGGTGAACAGGACCTGCCCGCGGCGCATCCGCTCCAGCTCCGGGCCCACCGGCTCCTTGACCTTGAGCACGAGCACCGCCTGGTCCCACACCTCCTCGGCCGTCTCCACGATCCGGGCCCCGGCCTCCACGTATGCCTCGTCCGTGCTGCCGGAGCCCACGCCGGCCCCGGACTGGACGAGCACCTCGTGCCCGTGGTGGACGAGCTCCGTGACGCCGGCCGGGGTGAGGCCGACGCGGAACTCGGTGTTCTTGATCTCCGAGGGGACGCCGATGAGCATGCCCCGACGCTAGC
This genomic window from Citricoccus sp. SGAir0253 contains:
- a CDS encoding DedA family protein; protein product: MMDWISALPLGWAILLFWAGAILRATTTYALGRGLAAGARHTRLRRRLTGPASLRATRFVDRWGPWAIPLCFLTVGLQTAVIATAGITRMRWGRFLPAMLLGALLWGILYGTVGMAVVWAALAAAVGSPWFAAALGLVGAGVLVLWRTGVPARVRAARQGRRSGARAPVPDGGRRAPSSGPSRPAQPDTTSGAGR
- the ald gene encoding alanine dehydrogenase gives rise to the protein MLIGVPSEIKNTEFRVGLTPAGVTELVHHGHEVLVQSGAGVGSGSTDEAYVEAGARIVETAEEVWDQAVLVLKVKEPVGPELERMRRGQVLFTYLHLAADPRLARAVMDSGATAIAYETVTRNGALPLLAPMSQVAGRLAPTAGAYHLTEAQGGSGILLGGVPGTRRGRVAVIGAGVAGESAAVIAAGLGADVTVLDINLDRLAQLDTVHQGRLRTMASSQLHIAEAVADADLVIGSVLIPGAAAPKLVTEEMVASMRPGSVLVDIAIDQGGCFENSRPTTHQDPTYRVGEQLYYCVANIPGAVPQTSTAALTNATLPYVLRIADRGWRAALAAEPGFTEGLNAHDGVLTHRGVLDAVAGPLGLDPETDYRPAPEVVSG